A genomic segment from [Flavobacterium] thermophilum encodes:
- the era gene encoding Bex protein produces the protein MNKEGYKSGFVAIIGRPNVGKSTFLNRVVGQKIAIMSDKPQTTRNKIQGVYTDEDAQIIFIDTPGVHKPKHKLGDFMMKVALNALREVDLILFMVNAEEGFGRGEAFIMERLKEVDTPVFLVINKIDRVHPDELLPLIDQYKDLHPFAEIVPISALEGNNVERLLEQIKERLPEGPQYYPPDQVTDHPEQFIIAELIREKALHLTREEVPHSIAVVVERIERREETGTVYVGAVIVVERDSQKGIIIGKQGRMLKEIGQRARADIEALLGSKVFLELWVKVQKDWRNRLSQLRDFGFREDEY, from the coding sequence ATGAATAAGGAAGGATACAAATCAGGGTTTGTTGCCATTATCGGAAGACCGAACGTAGGAAAATCGACGTTTTTAAACCGTGTCGTCGGGCAAAAAATCGCCATTATGAGCGACAAGCCGCAGACGACGCGCAATAAAATCCAAGGCGTGTACACGGATGAGGACGCGCAAATCATTTTTATCGACACTCCCGGGGTGCATAAACCGAAGCATAAACTCGGCGATTTTATGATGAAAGTGGCGCTCAATGCGCTGCGCGAAGTCGATTTGATTTTGTTTATGGTCAATGCCGAGGAAGGGTTTGGGCGCGGCGAGGCGTTCATTATGGAGCGCTTGAAAGAAGTCGATACGCCGGTGTTTTTGGTGATCAACAAAATCGACCGCGTTCACCCGGATGAGCTGCTGCCGCTCATTGACCAGTACAAGGATTTGCACCCGTTTGCGGAAATTGTGCCGATTTCAGCGCTTGAAGGAAACAATGTCGAGCGTCTGCTGGAGCAAATTAAAGAGCGGTTGCCGGAAGGACCGCAATATTATCCGCCGGATCAAGTCACCGACCATCCGGAGCAGTTTATCATCGCCGAGCTCATTCGCGAGAAGGCGCTTCACTTGACGCGCGAGGAAGTTCCACATTCGATCGCCGTCGTCGTCGAACGCATTGAGCGGCGCGAAGAGACGGGCACGGTTTACGTCGGGGCTGTCATCGTTGTTGAGCGCGATTCGCAAAAAGGGATCATCATCGGCAAGCAAGGCCGGATGTTAAAGGAAATCGGACAGCGGGCGCGCGCTGACATTGAGGCGCTGCTTGGATCCAAAGTGTTTTTGGAGCTGTGGGTGAAGGTGCAAAAGGACTGGCGCAACCGCCTTTCGCAGTTGCGCGACTTCGGGTTTCGCGAGGACGAGTATTGA
- the cdd gene encoding Cytidine deaminase: MEIEQLIAEAKKAREFAYVPYSKFKVGAALLTKDGSVYRGCNIENAAYSVCNCAERTALFKAYSEGETEFAALAVIADTPRPVPPCGACRQVIAELCPSDMKVILANINGDVKIVTVQELLPDAFSAEDMHE; this comes from the coding sequence ATGGAGATCGAACAGCTCATTGCCGAAGCGAAAAAAGCGCGCGAATTCGCATACGTGCCTTATTCGAAATTCAAAGTCGGCGCCGCGTTGCTGACGAAAGACGGCAGTGTGTACCGCGGCTGCAACATTGAAAACGCCGCTTACAGCGTGTGCAATTGCGCGGAGCGGACCGCGCTGTTTAAGGCGTATTCCGAAGGGGAAACGGAGTTTGCCGCCCTCGCGGTCATTGCCGACACTCCCCGCCCAGTTCCGCCGTGCGGCGCATGCCGTCAAGTGATCGCTGAGCTTTGCCCAAGTGATATGAAAGTCATTTTGGCCAATATCAACGGCGATGTCAAAATCGTCACCGTTCAAGAACTGCTGCCAGATGCTTTTTCAGCGGAGGATATGCATGAATAA
- the dgkA gene encoding Undecaprenol kinase, translated as MRGARERDRFAWAWAGMKAAVKEEAHLRFHLAAAVVAFALGFAVGLSRWEWIVLVLTVGAVVTLELVNTAIERTVDLVTGEFHPLAKAAKDIAAAAVLVAAGVAVIIGALLFWPHLR; from the coding sequence ATGCGAGGTGCGAGGGAACGGGATCGTTTCGCCTGGGCTTGGGCGGGAATGAAGGCGGCGGTGAAGGAGGAGGCGCATTTGCGTTTTCACTTGGCGGCCGCCGTTGTTGCCTTTGCGCTCGGTTTCGCTGTCGGGCTGTCGCGCTGGGAGTGGATTGTGTTAGTGCTGACAGTTGGTGCGGTCGTTACACTCGAGCTGGTGAATACAGCCATCGAGCGCACGGTCGACTTGGTGACAGGGGAGTTTCACCCGCTGGCGAAAGCGGCGAAAGATATCGCTGCTGCGGCTGTGCTCGTGGCTGCCGGGGTTGCTGTCATCATCGGGGCGCTGCTGTTTTGGCCGCATCTTCGCTGA
- a CDS encoding Probable rRNA maturation factor, with translation MTIHIDFIDETGEVTAEQLEMLEQLLREAAASENVPDGAEVGVSFVDNERIRLMNRDYRGKDAPTDVLSFALEEEGEGEVDIIGADMPLVLGDIVISIPKAKEQAAEYGHSFMRELGFLAVHGFLHLLGYDHETEEEERVMFAKQEEILTRFGLTR, from the coding sequence ATGACCATTCACATCGACTTTATCGACGAAACGGGCGAAGTGACCGCAGAGCAGCTTGAGATGCTCGAGCAACTCCTTCGCGAAGCGGCAGCGAGCGAGAACGTGCCGGACGGGGCGGAAGTGGGCGTCTCATTCGTGGACAACGAGCGCATTCGCCTGATGAACCGCGACTATCGCGGCAAAGACGCTCCGACTGATGTGCTTTCGTTCGCGTTGGAAGAGGAAGGAGAGGGCGAAGTCGACATCATCGGCGCCGATATGCCGCTGGTGCTTGGCGACATCGTCATCTCCATTCCGAAGGCGAAAGAGCAAGCGGCGGAATACGGGCATTCGTTCATGCGCGAGCTCGGGTTTTTGGCTGTGCACGGTTTTTTGCATTTGCTTGGCTATGACCACGAAACGGAAGAGGAAGAGCGCGTCATGTTTGCCAAGCAAGAGGAAATATTGACGCGGTTCGGATTGACGCGATAG
- a CDS encoding phosphodiesterase, producing MGRLRFFLERTKDVRFVRFWLFLFLAALLFAVLYWQVKPRQYELRLFDVAKETIRSPVTVEDKEATARLKEEAAAKVADVYTLKKEYAENRVDLLSSLFAAIESVQNEAGSGRSPGDLTAKLEERLPPEWFAYLSSEEWRRLLSASPGELETAKEAALTAVHAAMSERISQAELDEARAKAATELKYAALSPALRETVAKLCRQAVIPNVVYDRTATEEKRRQAMDEVKPVKILQGQVIVEEGQFITSDIYHRLELVGLLGGGRPHWPAAGLCLFVLLLLAPLVYYFRAEKTNENLLLYAAVFTLMMAVTVLIRLLPSGGAVSAGYLVPAAFGPMLVRVLLGERLAVMTAIIGAVCGSILFNEEIGATGAVSVSLAVYLLAGGLAGTFCLPKELAKAKIWRAGVLVAVVNTGLLLSLLLMKNGRYSLAEIGLFLLMAAASGIFSAILTIGLLPVFETAFGILSPLRLIELSNPNHPLLRKLLTEAPGTYHHSIMVANLAEAACEAIGADGLLARVACYYHDIGKTKRPRYFIENQMGGNPHDHLSPQLSKNIIIAHVTDGVALLRKHRLPKEIVDIAEQHHGTTLLKYFYHKALEQTGVVSEAEFRYPGPKPQTKEAAVINIADSVEAAVRSLANPSQEKIEKIVRGIIADRLQDNQLNECDITMKELEIVARSLCETLNGVFHSRIEYPEVRKEKVKHA from the coding sequence GTGGGAAGGCTTCGTTTTTTTCTCGAGCGGACAAAAGACGTCCGCTTCGTCCGCTTTTGGCTGTTTTTGTTTTTGGCTGCGCTGTTGTTTGCTGTGTTGTACTGGCAAGTGAAACCGCGCCAATATGAGCTGCGCCTGTTTGACGTCGCTAAAGAAACGATCCGCTCGCCGGTGACGGTTGAGGACAAAGAAGCGACAGCCAGGCTGAAAGAAGAAGCAGCCGCCAAAGTGGCAGACGTTTATACGTTGAAAAAAGAATATGCCGAAAACCGTGTCGATCTTCTTTCCTCGCTGTTTGCCGCCATTGAGAGCGTGCAAAACGAGGCGGGTTCGGGCCGTTCGCCCGGTGATTTGACAGCGAAGCTCGAGGAACGGCTGCCGCCGGAGTGGTTTGCCTACCTGTCCTCTGAAGAATGGCGGCGGCTGCTCAGCGCTTCTCCCGGTGAACTCGAGACAGCCAAAGAAGCAGCGTTGACGGCCGTGCATGCGGCCATGAGCGAGCGCATTTCCCAGGCGGAGCTTGACGAGGCGCGCGCGAAAGCAGCGACAGAGCTCAAGTATGCGGCGCTGTCGCCGGCGTTGCGCGAAACCGTCGCCAAGTTGTGCCGGCAGGCTGTCATTCCGAACGTCGTCTACGACCGGACGGCGACGGAAGAAAAGCGGCGGCAGGCGATGGATGAAGTGAAGCCGGTGAAAATTTTGCAAGGGCAAGTGATCGTGGAGGAAGGGCAATTTATTACGAGTGACATTTACCACCGGCTTGAGCTCGTCGGCCTGCTTGGCGGCGGACGCCCGCATTGGCCGGCCGCGGGGCTTTGTTTGTTCGTGCTGCTCTTGCTTGCGCCGCTCGTTTACTATTTCCGCGCCGAGAAGACGAATGAAAACTTGCTGCTTTATGCAGCGGTGTTCACGTTGATGATGGCGGTGACGGTGCTCATTCGCCTGCTGCCGTCCGGCGGGGCCGTTTCGGCCGGCTATCTCGTTCCGGCAGCGTTCGGTCCGATGCTTGTCCGCGTGCTGCTTGGCGAGCGGCTGGCGGTGATGACCGCCATCATTGGGGCGGTGTGCGGCAGCATCTTGTTTAATGAAGAAATCGGGGCGACTGGCGCCGTATCGGTGTCCTTGGCTGTTTATTTGCTCGCTGGCGGCCTGGCTGGGACGTTTTGCCTGCCGAAGGAGCTGGCGAAGGCGAAAATTTGGCGGGCCGGTGTGCTTGTTGCCGTCGTCAATACGGGTTTGCTCCTATCGTTGTTGCTAATGAAAAATGGCCGCTACTCGCTGGCTGAGATCGGCCTTTTTCTTCTCATGGCGGCGGCCTCCGGCATTTTCTCCGCCATTTTGACGATCGGGCTGCTGCCGGTGTTTGAGACGGCATTCGGCATTTTGTCGCCGCTTCGCCTCATTGAGCTGTCGAATCCAAATCACCCGCTGTTGCGCAAATTGTTGACGGAGGCGCCGGGGACGTATCATCACAGCATCATGGTCGCCAATTTGGCGGAAGCGGCGTGCGAGGCGATCGGCGCCGACGGCTTGCTAGCGCGCGTCGCCTGCTATTACCACGACATCGGCAAGACAAAGCGGCCCCGCTATTTCATTGAAAACCAAATGGGCGGCAATCCGCACGATCATTTGTCGCCGCAATTGAGCAAAAATATTATTATCGCCCATGTCACCGACGGCGTCGCCTTGCTTCGCAAGCACCGGCTGCCAAAGGAGATTGTCGACATCGCCGAACAGCATCATGGCACGACGCTGCTCAAGTATTTTTATCATAAAGCGCTCGAGCAAACGGGAGTGGTCTCCGAAGCCGAGTTCCGCTATCCCGGGCCGAAGCCGCAGACGAAAGAGGCGGCGGTCATCAACATTGCCGACAGCGTCGAGGCGGCTGTCCGTTCGTTGGCCAACCCCTCGCAGGAAAAAATCGAAAAGATCGTCCGGGGGATCATCGCCGACCGCCTGCAGGACAACCAGTTGAACGAGTGCGACATCACGATGAAAGAGTTGGAGATCGTCGCCCGTTCGCTTTGTGAGACGCTCAACGGCGTCTTCCATTCGCGCATTGAATACCCGGAAGTACGAAAGGAAAAGGTGAAGCATGCATGA
- the ybeZ_2 gene encoding PhoH-like protein, translated as MSEQFVTISQHVRNQQEAAALFGVHDAHLKRIEEELGVSIVTRGETVNVSGTPQQVQLVDELLRHLLIVIRKGVAVSERDIIYAVQLAKKGALDGLIQLYEEEITKNAKGKSIRVKTLGQRYYVAAIEQHDLTFGIGPAGTGKTYLAVVMAVKALKNGSVKRIILTRPAVEAGESLGFLPGDLKEKVDPYLRPLYDALNDVLGAEYVQRLIERGTIEIAPLAYMRGRTLEDAFVILDEAQNTTPAQMKMFLTRLGFGSKMVITGDISQVDLPKGVESGLSVAKRILASISGIAFVFLEQSDVVRHPLVAKIINAYDEAGL; from the coding sequence ATGTCAGAGCAGTTTGTCACGATCAGCCAACACGTGCGCAATCAACAGGAAGCGGCGGCGCTCTTTGGCGTTCATGACGCCCATTTAAAGCGGATTGAGGAAGAGCTTGGCGTGTCGATTGTGACGCGCGGGGAGACGGTCAACGTCTCCGGAACGCCGCAGCAAGTCCAGCTCGTCGATGAGCTGCTTCGCCATTTATTGATTGTCATCCGCAAAGGGGTGGCCGTCAGCGAGCGCGACATCATCTATGCCGTCCAGCTGGCGAAAAAAGGGGCGCTTGACGGCCTCATCCAGCTGTACGAAGAAGAGATTACGAAAAATGCCAAAGGGAAGTCGATCCGCGTCAAAACGCTCGGCCAGCGTTATTACGTGGCGGCGATTGAACAACACGACTTGACGTTTGGCATCGGGCCGGCCGGCACCGGGAAAACGTACTTGGCGGTTGTCATGGCGGTGAAGGCGCTGAAAAACGGCAGCGTCAAACGCATCATTTTGACCCGACCGGCTGTCGAGGCGGGGGAAAGCCTCGGCTTTTTGCCCGGCGACTTGAAGGAGAAAGTCGACCCGTATTTGCGCCCACTGTACGATGCGCTAAACGACGTGCTCGGAGCGGAGTACGTGCAGCGCCTCATTGAACGCGGCACGATTGAGATCGCTCCGCTCGCCTATATGCGTGGCCGGACGCTTGAGGATGCGTTCGTCATTCTGGACGAAGCGCAAAATACGACGCCGGCGCAAATGAAAATGTTTTTAACCCGGCTTGGTTTTGGGTCAAAAATGGTGATCACCGGCGATATTTCCCAAGTCGACCTGCCAAAAGGAGTCGAGTCGGGGCTGTCGGTCGCGAAGCGCATTTTGGCTTCCATCAGCGGCATTGCTTTTGTGTTTTTGGAGCAGTCTGATGTTGTCCGCCATCCGCTTGTGGCGAAAATTATTAATGCCTACGATGAGGCCGGCTTATAG
- a CDS encoding sporulation protein YqfD — translation MKNEWVDTLAGSVRVKAEGKGIERLINACVRQGIAVWNVKNHSRETATFFIKLSDVKRFRHIARQSECKLSFVGRRGLPFFWRRARRNSGFGLGLLLFAAIVFLLSNVVWSIDIEGASPETEHQIVRELKRMGVERGVFQFLLDDPETLQRKLTERIHDITWVGVEWEGTSLHFRVVEKEIPEPKEPIPPRHLVAKKEAVIADLFVEEGQPLVSVNDYVQKGQLLVSGVIGAEGRTKFVPATGKVLGETWYKSTVVLPLETTFHVLTGAFAERHYIAMGRFSLPIWGWEKPAFAHTVIETKKRPFRFWKWDLPVYYERVTIREAEEVKRSYTWEEAFAEAKKIARRELRAKLPEEAVIRGEKVLHQTKENGKVRVELHYEVIENIAVPQPIVQGD, via the coding sequence ATGAAAAATGAATGGGTTGACACGTTAGCCGGCAGCGTGCGTGTCAAGGCGGAAGGAAAAGGGATCGAACGGCTGATCAACGCCTGCGTGCGCCAGGGCATCGCCGTATGGAATGTGAAAAATCATAGCCGGGAGACGGCGACATTTTTCATTAAGCTCAGCGATGTCAAGCGGTTTCGCCATATCGCCCGGCAAAGCGAGTGCAAGCTTTCGTTTGTCGGGAGAAGAGGGTTGCCGTTTTTTTGGCGACGGGCGCGGCGAAACAGCGGGTTTGGGCTCGGGCTGCTCCTTTTTGCGGCCATTGTATTTCTGCTGTCCAACGTTGTGTGGAGCATTGACATTGAAGGCGCCTCCCCCGAGACAGAACATCAAATCGTCCGCGAACTAAAACGGATGGGCGTCGAGCGCGGCGTGTTTCAATTCCTGCTCGATGACCCGGAAACGTTGCAAAGGAAACTGACCGAACGCATCCATGACATTACATGGGTCGGCGTCGAGTGGGAAGGGACGTCGCTGCATTTCCGCGTCGTGGAAAAAGAAATTCCGGAACCGAAAGAACCGATCCCCCCGCGCCATTTAGTCGCCAAAAAAGAGGCGGTGATCGCCGATTTGTTCGTTGAAGAAGGACAACCGCTCGTTTCCGTCAATGATTATGTACAAAAAGGTCAGCTTCTCGTTTCCGGCGTGATCGGCGCCGAGGGGAGAACGAAATTTGTACCGGCGACCGGAAAGGTGCTTGGCGAGACATGGTACAAGTCCACCGTTGTCCTGCCGCTTGAGACGACGTTTCATGTGTTGACCGGCGCGTTCGCCGAACGGCATTATATCGCAATGGGCCGCTTTTCCCTTCCAATCTGGGGGTGGGAGAAGCCGGCGTTCGCCCATACGGTCATCGAAACGAAAAAGCGGCCGTTTCGGTTTTGGAAATGGGACTTGCCGGTGTATTACGAGCGTGTTACGATTCGTGAAGCCGAGGAAGTGAAACGGAGCTATACGTGGGAAGAGGCGTTTGCAGAAGCGAAAAAGATCGCCCGCCGCGAGCTGCGGGCCAAGCTGCCGGAAGAGGCGGTCATTCGTGGCGAAAAAGTTTTGCATCAGACGAAAGAGAATGGTAAAGTAAGGGTAGAATTGCATTACGAAGTCATCGAAAATATTGCTGTACCACAACCCATCGTTCAAGGAGATTGA
- a CDS encoding sporulation protein YqfC, with protein sequence MVKKWRQQMKRWMAEKLELPADIVMDLPRITMVGHIHIYIENHRGLLAFSDKELRLLLRNGQLLVRGEQFVIKTILPEEILLEGKISQVVYIEEDKR encoded by the coding sequence ATGGTGAAGAAATGGCGCCAGCAGATGAAGCGGTGGATGGCGGAAAAGCTCGAGCTTCCCGCCGATATCGTCATGGATCTGCCCCGCATCACGATGGTGGGGCACATACATATTTACATTGAAAACCACCGCGGGCTGCTCGCGTTCAGCGATAAAGAGCTCCGCCTTTTGCTGCGGAACGGGCAGCTGCTTGTCCGCGGCGAACAGTTTGTCATCAAAACGATTTTGCCGGAAGAAATTTTATTGGAGGGGAAAATCAGCCAAGTCGTTTATATAGAGGAGGACAAACGATGA
- the yqeY gene encoding glutamyl-tRNA(Gln) amidotransferase subunit E — MSLLDRLNDDMKQAMKNKEKEKLSVLRMLKAALQNEAIKLGKSPLSEDEELTVLSRELKQRKDSLREFENAGRSDLVEKVKTEIDIVQSYMPKPLTEDELRELIEQTIKEVGASSKADMGKVMSAIMPKVKGKADGSLVNKLVQQQLS, encoded by the coding sequence GTGAGTCTTCTCGATCGTTTGAATGACGATATGAAGCAGGCGATGAAAAACAAGGAGAAAGAAAAGCTGTCTGTTCTCCGTATGCTGAAGGCGGCGCTGCAAAACGAGGCGATCAAGCTCGGCAAAAGCCCGCTTTCGGAAGACGAAGAGCTGACCGTTCTTTCTCGTGAACTGAAGCAGCGTAAAGACTCCCTCCGCGAATTTGAAAACGCTGGCCGTTCAGATCTTGTCGAAAAAGTAAAAACCGAAATTGACATCGTTCAGTCGTATATGCCGAAACCGCTGACAGAGGACGAACTTCGCGAACTGATCGAGCAGACGATCAAGGAAGTCGGGGCTTCGTCGAAGGCGGATATGGGAAAAGTGATGAGCGCCATCATGCCGAAAGTGAAAGGCAAAGCGGACGGTTCGCTCGTCAATAAATTGGTGCAACAACAGCTTTCATAA
- the rpsU gene encoding 30S ribosomal protein S21: MSKTIVRKNESIDDALRRFKRAVSKTGTLQEVRKREFYEKPSVRRKKKSEAARKRKH, encoded by the coding sequence ATGTCCAAAACGATCGTTCGCAAAAACGAGTCGATCGACGACGCTCTTCGTCGCTTTAAACGCGCCGTTTCGAAAACGGGTACTTTGCAAGAAGTGAGAAAGCGCGAATTTTATGAAAAACCAAGCGTCAGACGGAAGAAAAAATCTGAAGCGGCTAGAAAGCGCAAGCACTAA
- a CDS encoding Na/Pi-cotransporter II-related protein: protein MGPLLMLFAIYTAIFLIGMFMMKAGFYALSGHRLKRWLMRFTAAPWQGFLTGMAATALVQSSSAVMVMTVGLVATGYLSFRQSIGIILGSNIGSTVTTELMTLDIGDGAIPLLIGGALLVFIGRRRFVYSIGMIAVGLAALLFAMNGFSSLAKPLADYPLVDAWLKQTNSSTAIGLFVGIALTALVHSSAATIGIAMGFLNEQLLTLPAAIAILLGANIGTCITGLLASIGSSKEAQLTAYTHLWLNVAGVAVFAFWTEPFARFAAMLSPAPDVQLAHVSVLFNTICSAAALPFVGIIETAILRLHGQKRA, encoded by the coding sequence GTGGGTCCGCTTTTGATGCTGTTTGCCATTTACACCGCCATTTTTCTGATCGGCATGTTCATGATGAAGGCCGGGTTTTACGCGTTATCCGGCCATCGGTTGAAACGATGGCTCATGCGCTTTACCGCTGCGCCATGGCAAGGATTTCTCACCGGGATGGCGGCAACCGCCCTCGTGCAAAGCAGCTCGGCGGTCATGGTGATGACGGTCGGCCTCGTCGCCACCGGCTATTTATCGTTTCGCCAGTCCATCGGCATCATTTTAGGCAGCAACATCGGCTCAACCGTCACAACCGAGCTGATGACACTCGATATCGGCGACGGCGCCATTCCGCTTCTCATCGGCGGCGCACTTCTCGTCTTCATAGGACGCCGCCGCTTCGTTTACAGCATCGGGATGATCGCCGTCGGCCTTGCCGCCTTGCTGTTTGCCATGAACGGCTTCTCCAGCCTCGCCAAGCCGCTCGCCGATTACCCGCTTGTTGACGCCTGGCTCAAGCAAACGAACAGCTCGACCGCCATCGGACTCTTCGTCGGCATTGCCTTGACCGCCCTCGTCCATTCGAGCGCGGCGACGATCGGCATCGCCATGGGGTTTTTAAACGAACAGTTGTTGACGCTTCCAGCCGCCATCGCGATATTGCTTGGCGCCAACATCGGCACGTGCATTACCGGGCTGCTGGCCTCCATCGGTTCAAGCAAAGAAGCCCAGCTGACCGCTTATACCCATTTATGGCTGAACGTCGCCGGCGTTGCCGTCTTTGCCTTCTGGACGGAACCGTTCGCCCGTTTTGCCGCCATGCTCAGCCCGGCGCCGGATGTGCAGCTCGCCCATGTGAGCGTCTTGTTTAACACCATTTGTTCAGCCGCCGCGTTGCCGTTTGTCGGCATCATCGAAACGGCCATCTTGCGTTTGCATGGCCAAAAGCGGGCTTAA
- the deoC2 gene encoding Deoxyribose-phosphate aldolase 2, which translates to MTVNIANMIDHTLLKPEATEEQIVQLCAEAKQYGFASVCVNPSWVKTAARELSGTDVRVCTVIGFPLGATTPETKAFETKNAIENGAREVDMVINIGALKSGADDWVERDIRAVVEAAAGKALVKVIIETALLTDDEKVRACQLAVKAGADYVKTSTGFSGGGATVEDVALMRKTVGDNVGVKASGGVRDRKTAEAMIEAGATRIGTSSGVAIVSGQTGRADY; encoded by the coding sequence ATGACAGTGAACATTGCGAACATGATCGACCATACGCTGCTCAAGCCGGAGGCAACGGAAGAGCAAATCGTTCAATTATGCGCGGAGGCGAAACAGTACGGGTTTGCCTCAGTATGCGTCAACCCGTCGTGGGTGAAAACGGCGGCGCGGGAACTTTCCGGCACGGATGTCCGCGTCTGCACGGTCATCGGCTTTCCGCTTGGAGCGACAACGCCGGAAACGAAAGCGTTTGAAACGAAAAACGCCATCGAAAACGGTGCGCGCGAAGTCGATATGGTCATCAACATCGGCGCCTTAAAAAGCGGAGCCGACGACTGGGTGGAGCGCGATATTCGCGCCGTCGTCGAAGCGGCAGCCGGAAAAGCACTCGTGAAAGTAATTATTGAAACGGCGCTTTTGACGGATGATGAAAAAGTGCGTGCTTGCCAATTGGCGGTGAAAGCGGGCGCTGACTATGTGAAAACATCGACTGGGTTCTCAGGCGGCGGCGCGACGGTTGAAGACGTCGCGCTGATGCGAAAAACGGTCGGCGACAATGTGGGCGTCAAAGCTTCAGGAGGCGTTCGCGACCGGAAAACAGCTGAGGCGATGATCGAGGCTGGGGCGACGCGCATCGGGACGAGCTCCGGGGTTGCCATCGTCAGCGGCCAAACTGGGCGCGCCGATTATTAA
- the miaB_2 gene encoding (Dimethylallyl)adenosine tRNA methylthiotransferase MiaB, with protein sequence MPTVAFHTLGCKVNHYETEAIWQLFKKAGYERTEFESRADVYVINTCTVTNTGDKKSRQVIRRAVRRNPDAVVCVTGCYAQTSPAEVMAIPGVDIVIGTQDRHKILDYVEQFQRERQPINAVHNIMKTRVFEEMDVPSFTDRTRASLKIQEGCNNFCTFCIIPWARGLMRSRNPQEIIRQARQLVAAGYKEIVLTGIHTGGYGTDLKDYNFAALLRDLDEQVPGLKRIRISSIEASQITDEVIDVLQRSDKIVRHLHIPLQSGSNTVLKRMRRKYTVEFFAERLARLREVFPELAVTSDVIVGFPGETEEEFMETYHFIREQQFSELHVFPYSKRTGTPAARMPDQVDEETKHDRVRRLIALSDQLAKEYASRFEGHVLEVIPEEQDKDHPGMYIGYTDNYLKVRFPGTEEMVGELVKVKITKAGYPYNEGEFVRIVPDGAAHSVKLSS encoded by the coding sequence ATGCCAACAGTGGCTTTCCATACATTAGGCTGCAAAGTCAATCATTACGAAACAGAGGCGATTTGGCAGCTGTTTAAAAAGGCCGGCTACGAACGGACGGAGTTTGAGAGCCGCGCCGATGTGTATGTGATCAACACGTGCACGGTGACGAACACCGGCGACAAAAAAAGCCGCCAAGTCATCCGCCGTGCGGTGCGCCGCAATCCGGATGCCGTCGTCTGCGTGACCGGCTGCTATGCGCAAACATCGCCGGCGGAAGTGATGGCGATTCCGGGCGTCGATATTGTCATCGGCACGCAAGACCGGCATAAAATTTTGGACTACGTTGAGCAGTTTCAGCGCGAGCGCCAGCCGATCAACGCGGTCCATAACATTATGAAAACGCGCGTGTTTGAGGAAATGGATGTGCCGTCGTTCACCGACCGGACGCGGGCATCGTTGAAAATTCAAGAAGGGTGCAACAACTTTTGCACGTTTTGCATCATCCCGTGGGCGCGCGGCTTGATGCGTTCGCGCAATCCACAAGAAATCATCCGCCAGGCGCGCCAGCTTGTCGCCGCCGGCTATAAGGAAATCGTGTTGACCGGCATTCATACGGGCGGCTACGGCACCGATCTAAAAGACTATAACTTCGCGGCGCTGCTGCGCGATTTGGATGAGCAAGTGCCGGGGCTGAAACGGATTCGCATTTCGTCGATTGAGGCGAGCCAAATTACCGATGAAGTGATCGATGTGTTGCAGCGTTCGGACAAAATCGTTCGCCATTTGCACATTCCGCTTCAATCCGGGTCGAACACGGTGCTCAAGCGGATGCGCCGCAAATATACGGTGGAATTTTTCGCCGAGCGGCTTGCCCGCCTGCGGGAAGTGTTCCCGGAACTCGCCGTAACGTCCGATGTCATCGTCGGTTTTCCGGGTGAAACGGAAGAGGAATTTATGGAAACGTACCACTTTATCCGCGAGCAGCAGTTTTCCGAGCTGCACGTCTTTCCGTATTCGAAGCGGACTGGCACACCGGCGGCGCGCATGCCGGACCAAGTGGACGAAGAGACGAAACATGACCGCGTCCGCCGACTCATTGCCCTATCTGATCAGCTGGCGAAAGAATACGCGTCGCGATTTGAAGGGCACGTGCTCGAAGTCATTCCAGAAGAGCAAGACAAAGATCATCCGGGCATGTATATCGGCTATACGGACAACTATTTGAAAGTCCGTTTCCCGGGGACAGAAGAGATGGTCGGCGAACTCGTGAAAGTAAAAATCACGAAAGCCGGCTACCCGTACAACGAAGGTGAGTTTGTCCGCATTGTGCCGGATGGGGCAGCTCATTCCGTAAAGTTAAGCTCATAA